The Psychromonas sp. MME1 genome window below encodes:
- the nrdA gene encoding class 1a ribonucleoside-diphosphate reductase subunit alpha produces MNKNLFVTKRNGKRENIDLEKIHRVITWAAEGLDNVSVSQVELNSHIQFYDGIRTEDIHETIIKAAADLISEESPDYQYLAAHLAVFHLRKKAYQRFTPPSVFEHVSKMCSKGKYDAHLLEDYTKQEFEEMDTFIDHNRDLNFSYAAVKQLEGKYLIQNRVTGDIYESAQFLYLLVAACLFSDYDKSIRMDYVRRFYDATSQFKISLPTPIMSGVRTPTRQFSSCVLIEAGDSLDSINATASSIVKYVSQRAGIGINAGRIRALGSTIRGGEAFHTGCIPFYKYFQTAVKSCSQGGVRGGAATVFYPLWHLEVESLLVLKNNRGIESNRVRHMDYGVQLSRLFYQRLIERKNITLFSPSDVPGLYDAFFEDQDEFERLYDVYEGDPDIRQKSIPSVELFSILMQERASTGRIYIQNVDHCNTHSPFDSKVAPIRQSNLCLEIALPTKPLQHIMDEEGEIALCTLSALNLGAIESLDELEEIAELTVRALDNLLDYQDYPIKAAENSSMARRTLGIGVINYAYYLAKNGVKYSDGSANNLTHKSFEAIQYYLLKASNVLAKERGACPKFNETRYSQGILPIDTYKNSLDAICDEPYHLDWETLRADIVRDGLRNSTLSALMPSETSSQISNATNGIEPPRGFISIKASKDGILKQVVPEFDKYKENYELLWNIPNNQGYLELVGIMQKFVDQAISANTNYDPKRFDDNKVPMTNLLKDLLVAYKMGVKTLYYHNTRDGADDEKVIEEDCAGGACKI; encoded by the coding sequence ATGAATAAAAACCTGTTTGTCACCAAACGTAATGGCAAAAGAGAAAACATCGACCTCGAGAAAATCCACCGTGTTATTACTTGGGCGGCGGAAGGTCTTGACAATGTTTCAGTCTCGCAGGTTGAACTAAATTCACATATTCAGTTTTATGATGGCATTCGTACCGAAGATATTCACGAAACCATTATCAAAGCAGCAGCGGATCTTATTTCTGAAGAATCACCAGATTATCAATATTTAGCAGCCCATCTTGCCGTATTCCATCTACGCAAAAAAGCCTATCAGCGATTCACGCCACCAAGCGTATTTGAACATGTTAGTAAAATGTGTTCAAAGGGCAAATATGATGCACACCTTCTTGAAGATTATACAAAACAAGAATTTGAAGAGATGGATACCTTTATTGACCATAACCGCGATTTAAATTTTTCCTATGCGGCGGTAAAACAACTTGAAGGTAAATATTTAATTCAAAATCGTGTAACTGGTGATATATACGAAAGTGCACAATTTCTTTATTTATTAGTAGCAGCATGCCTTTTTTCAGATTACGACAAGTCCATTCGTATGGATTATGTACGCCGCTTCTATGATGCCACTTCGCAATTTAAAATTTCCCTACCAACACCAATTATGTCTGGGGTGCGTACGCCTACTCGCCAATTTAGTTCCTGCGTATTAATCGAAGCCGGTGATAGCCTCGACTCCATCAATGCCACTGCGAGCTCTATTGTAAAATATGTTTCACAACGTGCAGGCATTGGTATTAATGCAGGGCGAATTCGCGCCTTAGGTAGCACAATCCGCGGTGGTGAAGCATTCCATACAGGTTGTATTCCCTTCTATAAATACTTTCAAACTGCCGTAAAATCCTGTTCGCAGGGCGGTGTCCGTGGCGGTGCTGCAACGGTTTTCTACCCACTGTGGCACTTGGAAGTAGAAAGTTTATTGGTGCTTAAAAATAACCGAGGGATTGAATCAAACCGTGTTCGTCACATGGATTATGGTGTGCAATTAAGCCGTTTATTTTATCAACGCTTAATCGAACGAAAAAATATCACACTCTTCAGTCCGTCCGATGTCCCTGGTTTATACGATGCTTTTTTTGAAGACCAAGATGAATTTGAGCGTCTTTATGATGTTTATGAAGGCGATCCTGACATCCGTCAGAAAAGCATTCCTTCCGTCGAACTGTTTTCAATATTAATGCAAGAACGTGCAAGTACTGGTCGTATTTATATTCAAAACGTTGATCACTGTAATACGCATAGTCCCTTTGATAGCAAAGTTGCCCCCATTCGTCAAAGTAACTTATGTCTTGAAATAGCGCTACCCACTAAACCACTGCAACATATTATGGATGAAGAGGGTGAAATTGCACTCTGTACCTTGTCAGCCTTAAACTTAGGTGCGATTGAATCTCTCGATGAGTTAGAAGAAATTGCTGAATTAACGGTTCGTGCATTAGATAATCTACTCGATTATCAAGATTACCCAATTAAAGCAGCAGAAAACAGCAGCATGGCGCGTCGTACTCTTGGGATTGGTGTGATCAACTATGCTTATTACCTCGCTAAAAATGGCGTTAAATACTCCGATGGCAGTGCCAACAATCTAACCCATAAAAGTTTTGAAGCGATCCAATACTATCTATTGAAAGCTTCAAATGTGCTGGCAAAAGAGCGTGGGGCTTGTCCTAAATTTAATGAAACTCGCTATTCCCAAGGCATTTTACCCATTGACACATATAAAAATTCATTGGACGCAATCTGTGATGAACCCTACCATTTAGATTGGGAAACACTGCGTGCGGATATTGTTCGAGACGGTTTACGTAACTCAACCTTGTCAGCATTAATGCCATCAGAAACCTCAAGCCAGATTTCTAATGCGACCAATGGCATTGAACCACCACGTGGATTTATTAGCATAAAAGCGAGTAAAGATGGTATTTTAAAACAGGTTGTTCCTGAATTTGATAAATACAAAGAAAATTATGAGTTACTATGGAACATTCCAAATAACCAAGGTTACTTAGAACTCGTTGGCATTATGCAAAAATTTGTTGATCAGGCTATCTCAGCGAATACTAATTATGATCCAAAACGTTTCGACGATAATAAAGTACCAATGACTAACCTCTTGAAAGATCTATTGGTCGCCTATAAAATGGGAGTCAAAACGCTTTATTATCATAATACGCGAGATGGCGCAGATGATGAAAAGGTAATCGAAGAAGACTGTGCCGGTGGTGCGTGCAAAATTTAA
- the nrdB gene encoding class Ia ribonucleoside-diphosphate reductase subunit beta gives MAYTTFSTIPNNALKEPMFFGNPVNVARYDQQRFDVFEKLIEKQLSFFWRPEEIDVNRDRIDFINLPDHEQHIFISNLKYQTLLDSIQGRSPNIALLPIVSLPELETWIETWSFSETIHSRSYTHIIRNLFTEPSTVFEDIVTNEEILKRAIDISGYYDELIHATQFFQLHGLAQSEVAYINLHGEKETLTLRSLKKKLYLCICSINALEAIRFYVSFACSFAFAERDLLEGNAKIIKLIARDEALHLNSTQQILNLWADGKDDPEMAEIAVECFAQGRDIFLNAAEQEKEWAKYLFKDGSMIGLNEQILCQYVEYITNQRMQAIGYEAPFKVSNNPIPWINHWLVSDNVQVAPQEAEISSYLVGQINSKVDSEELSSFKL, from the coding sequence ATGGCTTATACTACTTTCTCAACCATTCCTAATAATGCGCTTAAAGAGCCGATGTTTTTTGGTAATCCGGTCAATGTCGCTCGTTATGATCAACAACGTTTTGATGTATTTGAGAAGTTAATTGAGAAGCAGCTGAGTTTTTTCTGGCGACCAGAAGAGATAGATGTAAATCGCGATCGTATTGACTTTATTAATTTACCCGATCATGAGCAACATATCTTCATATCAAATTTAAAATATCAAACTTTGCTCGATTCAATCCAAGGCCGTAGCCCTAATATCGCTCTACTACCGATTGTCTCATTACCTGAATTAGAAACATGGATAGAGACATGGAGTTTTTCTGAAACAATCCATAGTCGGAGTTACACACACATTATCCGCAATTTATTTACTGAACCTAGCACAGTGTTTGAAGATATTGTCACTAATGAAGAAATTTTGAAACGTGCTATTGATATTTCAGGCTATTATGATGAATTGATTCATGCGACACAGTTTTTCCAATTACATGGATTAGCACAAAGTGAGGTTGCTTATATTAACCTACATGGAGAGAAGGAAACCTTAACTCTCCGTTCGCTGAAGAAAAAATTATACCTCTGTATCTGCTCTATCAATGCATTAGAAGCCATTCGATTCTATGTCTCCTTTGCTTGCTCATTTGCCTTTGCTGAGCGCGATTTATTAGAAGGAAATGCTAAAATAATCAAATTGATAGCGCGCGATGAAGCACTACACCTAAACTCCACACAGCAAATATTAAATCTTTGGGCCGATGGTAAAGATGATCCGGAAATGGCTGAAATTGCCGTTGAGTGTTTTGCACAGGGGCGCGATATATTTTTAAATGCTGCAGAGCAAGAAAAAGAGTGGGCTAAATACCTCTTTAAAGATGGCTCAATGATTGGTTTGAATGAACAAATTTTATGCCAATATGTTGAATATATTACTAACCAGCGAATGCAAGCAATTGGCTATGAAGCGCCCTTCAAGGTAAGCAACAATCCTATTCCATGGATTAATCATTGGTTAGTCAGTGACAACGTTCAAGTTGCCCCTCAAGAAGCGGAA